One Lycium ferocissimum isolate CSIRO_LF1 unplaced genomic scaffold, AGI_CSIRO_Lferr_CH_V1 ctg215, whole genome shotgun sequence genomic window, GGCAACTCCACCACCAATGACACGTCCATCGGGGCTTGCTAGAGACACGCTCATCCCACCTGATCTGTTTCTCATTCCTCCAGTCTCCGTTTGCATAAAAGATCCAGTCAAGGATAGTATCTCAAACCGGCCCTATAGGACGAATGGGAagtggaagtttatattgaaaTGTCAAGCATAGACAATAAACAGACAGAAATCATGTTATCTGTAATGCCAATCACAAACTGATTCGAGGGACTTGGATAATACCTTAGTTAACATTGTACATGGTCCACACAAAAGCCATTGACAGAATGAGAACACAAGTTTTAAGGTAACAAAAGCACCATGccttaaaatgaaagaaatttaCCAATAAGATCAATTTCCTAATGTCATTATTCTTGCAACAAATAATATCCCTACCCTTAATGTGATTATTCTTCACCAAATAAGATCAATGCCCTCAATCTGATTAGTCTTTCACATGATCAGAGAAAATCTATTACTTTCCAACCTATATTTAAGTGACTActgagctgagggtctatcagaaaatGTGCCTCCCTACCCCACAAAGATAGGGgaaaggtctgcgtacatcctaccctccctaGATCCCCGAGACGGATCTAGGATTTTAAGTTTGTGGGTTCCcaataaaataaactaatatGCAATAATATTTGCACAAAAAGACTCCAAGGGAAATAGATCCCGCGTAAAAAACGCGGACACAGAAACAGGGTTCCTTCGTTACCGCTGAGCCAACAGCTCCTTTTAGTAATGGATTCCCAACTAGCAATTTCTTATATAACTACCGGACTCTCAATATAAATACATGGTTCGGGTTATCAGGTGTGGGTTCCCCGGAACCCACAGCCGATACCCTGGATCCGCCCTtgccagaccccacttgtgggaatacactgggtatgttgttgttgtatttaaGCGACTACAGTGGCTAAATATTTCATCAAGACACCAATAACTTTTCCTAACACTTGATTACCAAAGTTGCAGAGTACTACATCATTAGATAGGCCAGGAAAGAACACCACATAATGGAGCCTCACACGTAGAAGCAATTATCAAATGTTTATGGCTCTTCAAAAATGATAtgaaacaacatatatatatatataactatagcAAGAGAAACGTAACGAGATGCAGCACCTCATATGTCAATGTACCACCAGAAGAGTCTGGTTGACGAAGTGTGACACTGGAAATTACACCATTTGCTGATAGAATACATATTGCTCGAGGCCCTTGTTGAGAGAATGATATAACCTTCATGGTAACATCCtaaaaatttaccaaaaaatatGAGCAATTTGTTATTGAGATGTATTGGCAAATAGCCAAGTCACCCTTCTCTGATAAGGCTGCCATAGATACTAGCTACAGCTAACAGTTTACCTCTCCAGTATTAACAGTGATAATATGGGGCGTAAAATTAGCACCAACCGAGCATGAAACCCATTCACCTACAAAAAGGACTTAGTATTAGTAATGTAAAATGAACCTTCAGATATACCGATATTCAACTACAGAACCATATTTCATGTCCAGATGGGGAAAAGAAAATGGATTTCGCGTTCTCTTTTCTATAAGATAAGAAAATTCTCATTAATGAACTGAAATATTACCACATGATGCAATCATGAATTACCAAGTCAACTGGTTTTCGATGGAGTAAGTCATGCCCAAACAAAACACAGCCACCCCATCCAACAAAacgggaaaaagaaaaaagagagtaattattgaaaaagaaaaaaagagagtagTAACTATTTAAGTAATTTTAACTACTTTCAAATATTTGTGCACATAAAATTATGCTTATGATAATTTTAGAATATTATCTGCAACCTCTGCCAaagataaaaagggaaaataggAAAGACAAGAAAATAGCATCTAGTGAATTGGTGATGAATAACATACAAGGCAGTTCCTTACATAGGAGTTTAGGTCACATGAAATTATGATAATTTCCAAATTACTGGGATTTAATCATGATACAACAATCATTACCAAAACCTTGTACAATTAActtagaaatgaataaagaatcTAGATACGTTCAAACAGACCTCAATTTGGAGTATATGGATCATATTCTTCAAGTTTGACCTGATTCTTGAATCTCATGATAAATTTGATAGAATTAAGTTATTAACTCAAGCATGGAATCAAAACGTCGAAAAACTCATAAGAAGCCTTTCTAAATCTTTTCGCTGACTTGGCAGATGAATATCTTAATGGTATTGTTATCTGAACTATGTGATGTGTTACTGCTAACTAAACTGTGAGAAGTGTTCTGCTTATTTAACATGTCAGCGGACCCGGATTAAGTCAGTTGGATTGGACTGATAACTAAATTCATAGTACGTGGGAGGCGTGGAGTAGATGGATTGTTGGACTTGAGCTCTTTGGCTGGATTGTGTAAACACATGAAGAACAATTTCTTTTTATAACTGAAAAATCCCAGATGAGTTAACTGGATTGGGGGAGTAAGGACCTGTCTCATTATCCTACTCCCACTTAAATACCAGGTTTTGTGTCAGTGGCAGAGTTAACACACGTGACGTGCACCCACCAATCACACTCTGGATACATCCTTACAGCTGAACCAAAACCCTGAAGGCCACGTGAATAGAAATTTTGGCAACAATTTACATTTTTGTATTCATCTCGATAAAATGAAATTCTAGTGTGGTCAACCAATAGATGGTGACTAGATAGGCATGTTTGTCAAAATAGCTGCGACAAGATGGACAATGCATAAAAAGAGAATCTCATTGAGAGAGATGGAAACAAGACAGTGATCGCAAGATAAATTAGATATCTATGGAAAAAATAACGATATAGAGGGCAACTGAAAAGGAGGCTCGACctttgggggggagggggggagtgGCGGGCAAAAAATTGAGTTGTAAGCGCATGACTTAAGCCGCTCTCTAGTGTAGCGAATCCTCGGGTACCTTCTATAGTATGAAAAAGTTCTGATAGCATATAAagtcaaaaaagaagaaagacaacTCATACTCCCCGTTTCAATTTGTTCCTCTTGGTTACTATTTGGACGGTCAAAGGATATTTTCTTTGACTATAATTGTTTCAAATACTTTCTAAATATTACATTGTTAACTATTGTGAtttatactctctccgtcccaaaaagattgtcttagtttgacttgccacggagtttaagaaataaagggagACTTTTAAAGTGtatggtccaaaacaagccttaaatatttgtgtggctgtaaatcatctcataaagttaaatgtTTCTAAATAGAGAAATGtgccaatctttttgggacaaacaaataaggaaagtaagacaatctttttgggacggagggagtagtactttttatgtagtttctaaatatgtaagtTTTATTCAAAAATCATTGAAGATTCTATATTCGAATTCACCCTGAACATTACTTAGTTTGACCATCGTACTCTGAATCaagccacataaattgaaacagagggagtattaaattAATGATGAAATACGATAGCAGGGCTCCTTATATTGAAGATCCAGGTTATACTCCCCCAGCggaaaaagaagagagataacTCATTAAATTAATGAAGAGATAAAATAGCTATATAGGAGTTCCAAAAAGATGGCTGGGTTGGAAGTTTAAGAGTCAACATATCTAACTTTTTGCATGTGAACACAGATAAAGGATTCTTAAttgtttgaaataaaatttagatattacaAAATTACATACCAAGAACTACAAAACATATTCTTTTTATAGTTACAGATGTGGAAAAATTGTATTCAAGGGAAAAAATGTTTTGGCTCCCCAAACAACAGCAGTGACATAATTCTTGGGACAAAGggcatggaaaaaaaaaatctgtttaTTCAAGTAAGGAACTTCCAGAAACTTTAGTTGCTTAAAAGTCGCACTAGGAAGTAAAAGTCACTGAACCATCAGGTTAAAAATGTCGCTTAAAATAACTCCTTTCCTTTATAAGCAGTAGATTATGGAGATTAGAGGTCGAGACTAACCCTGCAGTTTATCTATTAGCAGTAGATTAGTAAGTGTACTTGTTTAATTTATTCTATTACTATCAGGAACCAAATTTAGAAAATCAACTTCGACAGTTACACTTATGTCCAAGTGACACCTATAATTTCAAGATTCCCTATTTCTCAGAGGAACCCAAAAATCCCACCTGACTATCAGAACTACACCTTTGACATCAGCTTATCATAGTTTGCAGCATCTATTCACAGGTCCCACGTCTACAAACACACACACTAAAGTCCAAACACCAAACACTAATTCCACAATAAAAACATATCAAAAGacatactctctccgtcccaatttatgtctAGGTGTTTGACTCATCACAGTGTTTAAGAataaaagacttttgaaacttgtgatctaacACAAGCCATgtatatttgtgtggctataagtATCTTATTAAAGATAAAACGAGAATTTTAAAGTGAAAAttgttactccctctgtttcaatttatttgccatactttcctttttaatcagtttaaaaaagaatgtgtCTTTCTTAATTTGAAAACACTTTAATTTCAATATCTCACCTATCATATTTAAGACCATGAGATTTAAAGACATTTTAatacattatacatatttttagtttaagactaaaaatttcaaaagtattcTTTTTACTCTCTTAAAATCCGTGTCAAATCAAACTATAGGACAAACAAAAAGTCATTCTTGTTTTAactaattaaaaaggaaagagtgacACGGGACCTAAAACTTCTGAACATAACTAAGCAGAATAAAGACATGCAAAAgacatctttcttttttttatgtttacCTGAATTATCAACATCAAGTTTAGGCTGATACACCTTAACAGCTGACCCAACTGGCCGTACTTTCCCCCGTTTCTCCGACGAAAAATCAATGACCGGTGACGGTGCAGCCGATGAAATaggcttaggagaaataatagGCTTAGCAACTGACCCATCAGGTCCATACTTTCTTGGTCTACCTCGCTTTTTCTTCAAGCTAGTCACTGTTaaagcagcagcagcagcagcagctgtAGTAACTGCCGATCCAGGTGATACACCCACACCCAAACCCACCTGGGGTGGTACTGCTGGTTGAGCTGATCCAGTCAGAGTGACATGTGTAGGATTGTCAGTGGTCCTTGGTGCCACGTGGTAGTCTGATGGAGCATCTGAACCCACTACTGTTACTCCACTGCTACTCATATTTTCCCTTCCTTCCATTATAACCAAATATGAAAAATTCactaacaaaaaagaaaaagaaaaaaatcccTTCCTTTCCTTCCTACTTCCTGTATATCaaacatcaaaaataaaaatattagaaaaagatactgaaaaatacaaataaaatgaaGCTTAAATTCTGCTGAAGTTTGAAGTCTTACCAGGTTCAACTACAAATATTGTTTGGAAAAAAAACACCCAAAGCAACTAATGGCAACGATCAggaaatttttacaaaattcTACAGCTATTTTTCAGAAATAAAGAgtgaaattaaaggaaaaatattgaaCTATGAGAAAATGTGAAAAACATGAAGTTTTGAGGAGTTAAGAAAGATAATTTGAGTTCCTATTTTTCCTCAGATTGTCCGAGACgtaattaaaggaaaaaataataaagatgggaAAAGAAATTAGTATTAAAATATTTGGTTAAtactaatatttaattattggaAAAGAGGAgattatgtattttgtttaagaaAATGGTTTGGAGTCCGGTAGAAAAAGAGAAATTGTAGTTGGGAAAAGTGAAATTAGGTTGCCAATGCATGAAGACAACCTGAtgtcttttttatatttttgaaaaaaaagggaagaaagagaaataaatTAAGTAGTAAAGTAAACATTACACATGTAGTTTTATTTTATCTATATCATTAATAATTACAATTAGTAAACGCTTTCTTTGTCGCAAATACAGACAAAATTGtacgaatatgaaaatgaaacttGAAAAATGTAAATAAGAGGAAAATTTAATTCGTTTTATCTTTCTCTTTTATGAATATCCTCTGTTTTTTTCCGGTTTCTGGTTATTGCTAAATAGTAAATACTGCTGCTGCTGCTACTTTTTATGTAAAACTTTGTCAATTAACCTTTACTAATTTTCAATGAAGAGCAGTGGCATTGCCATATTACATCATACTCCTAGCTATTAGAGTAAGTGACTGCAAAGAATCCCTTGTCGTTTTCTTTAAGAAGGTATAATATAGCATTTTTATTCCTAAATTATAGGTATATTCTGATTTTAGTCACTGCACATCTAACCTTAAGCTAATTGAAATATATGTTTTAGTCCTTTTATATAAGAACTATGTTGTATTTGAACTACTTTGAGAATTATATTACCGTCAAATATGCAGTAACAAATACAAGCTTAACATAACTAATAGGTAATTGAGTGGTGGATGATACGCTAAATTTGTGAATAGTCACAAGTAAAGGGATCAAAAGTGCatatttcaattaattgaaggttaaaacGTACTTAATTAGATATCACAAGGATCAAAATTAGAATATACCAATCTTTGAAGGACCAAAATTAAAACTTACCAATATTTGAGAGaggttattatttttattttatttttatctttttttatttgggtTTCTTCCTTATAAAAAGTTTATTTTGTGTAGGCATATCTTaattaacaaaaagaaaaaacagtTAACACGTCCTGGTTAAGTTTTTcttattcatatttccattaaTTACGTTCAAAAATATTAAAGAGAAAAATGAGTCCCTATGACAATGTATTTCAGTATTTGTACTAAGGGACCGCACTAGACTTCCAATAGCTTTTACAATATACAACCTAGAATAACAATCAAATTAAATGTGTTTTAGCTATTACAAACCTAATTAGTATAACGTGCGTAAAAAAATTCGaatattatttattatctaCTATTAAAATTGCTTATAGAACATATAAATGAAGttaattttttatcaaatttatgAATCAAACATGTATTATTTAGTTATAAGTTAGTATTTAATAATCATTGGTGCAGCAAACAAATTTCACATTTGTTAGTTTTTAGACTGATGAATATGTAAGACAGAACTAAATGGATTTCTTTCACCATTTGGATACATGTCCCCACATGAAGTGTAGGGATGCTATGGATGTtatgataattaaaaaaatggggagcaagaaaaatagggaaaaaagaagaagatatacaTCAGAAAACAGCTTAGAGAAAAAATTGATGTTTTTATAGTGCAAAATAATTAGTATGGCATGAACTTCGTCAAAGTGATTAGATAGATGACTTAGTGACTGCAATCATATtgttaaagaaataaaaggcaAACTATGATCAGCGTTTGTTTCTTAACAAACTATGATCAGTGTTTGTTTCTTAATAAGTAttccgtttggccataagaattattcactttattccaattttttttttttgcactttttTCTGGAATTAGTGTTTTTAATTAGAATACTGTTTGAAATTGTATtagaataccaaaaactcaaaaaaaaacttattttttaaaaaaaattcactttttttttactttttacaactacatttcaccaaaaattacaatttcaaaaactatggccaaaaaTAACTCcgactccaactccaactccaaaattaaaaaaaaaatgaatttttttttggtatctatgaAGAAATGGGGCCTAAATATTTTGTTTAGGTACAGATCCACCATTGGTAATTGTATCATAAATTAATAGAGTAGTATAAGTTAAGACGCTAGCTTGTTtttcaaagaagaccaagtttAAATGGTTTTCGATCCAAAAgagaatatataattttttaagaaatttggtgttatcaaataaaatcattttaacAAGGTTCTatagtattgttattgttattattattattataataataataatggagAAATTTTGGCTCTTCCTAGGACCACAGAAGTTGACTAAACGAGGGAACACTACAAGATGTAATAAGGCCAATATATTACAGTAAAGTAGCTTTTAGATAAGAACAATTACTTTTTAAGTATTATTTAGTCATTTATTAATTTGCTAATGAGTGGATGTACAATTATGTAAGCTAACCCTTCATTTTCTGTCTCccgtttatttttattttttttaattttaatttaggGAATTTACTGGTTAATGGtcccgtatttttattttttaatagttcttattattttcttttaggtcATTGAACCTGACTTAAAGTTATTGCAAACTCCAACATCATGCTTGCAAGTGGGAAGGCCTGAAAATTATTTTACAGGAATATCAAAGTTTATTAGTCATATAGCACTTATATTACTCCTACTTTTCCTAGGAAAAATAGGTCCCTAATTATTACTATGATTACCACTTGTCAATTTGGCGCTCTTGTGCTTCCACCAGAAATattcaaattaaattaattattgtAACCCATCACTACATGTATGctatctttttcctttctttctttctctcttttttcttttagataTTTTTGTGTTTATGACAAGGGAAAGACCAAGAGAGTAAGGAAAGAATAAATATAGAGTTTAAACTTTGTACTTGTAAGacgcaaaataaaaaatatattgatGGTATAAGCATAATATATGAAGGTATTGATAGAATTTAACAGTGTGCAAAGAATTTGGAGGTTTCTTATAAATGaataatgaatatatattttttttcgttCTGTGTATTACGGTCTTACTACTCTATGCAAAATTACCATTAACAACTTCACAAAACTTgccaattttcctttcttttgtttctttttctcaGAAGCAGTGGAATTAAGATTTTAGAAGTAGGAATATATAAGCAATCAACTAAATATTGGCTTCTGGTCTATTTCTGATTTCCTTCACTTCTGAAATGCAAATTTGAATATGTACTTCTAACTAATGCATTGAATTTGAAGCTGAAATGTTAAATTCAATGCACTAATTAGAAGTACATAAAAAAGAGTTCACATTGTATTGAAACAAACATACACGTGGTATTTACCATCTCCTTGTATTCCCATGAGAAATTCAATTCAAAGGAAAGTACATGCTTGAGCTATATATAATAGGATGACATGGGCCTAGACAAATACTATAAGAGTGCTGCTAAATGACACAACCCGTTTTGGCACCACTGTCACAATCCAAGCAAGGCCAACGTAAAATGATCAATATATCCCTATCTCACAAGGCTCCAAAACAGCCTATTTCCCTCCAGATTTTCCCTCTAATACAGTGTAATGATTACTTAAGGGCATGCTTAAGCATTTTTTGCAATATTTAAAACGGATACATACACCTATAAATCTATACGGTCTACATAACCTACGATCTACATAATTTATACGATGGGCCAACTTAAACAATATACAAAgtcctaattattttttttacaacaaAGCCCTCTTTTCACTATTTATGTGAGGCTATtttattccttaacaagtggACACTTTCTTATTTTAATCGTAAACTAAAAATGCAAT contains:
- the LOC132043138 gene encoding AT-hook motif nuclear-localized protein 1-like, producing MEGRENMSSSGVTVVGSDAPSDYHVAPRTTDNPTHVTLTGSAQPAVPPQVGLGVGVSPGSAVTTAAAAAAALTVTSLKKKRGRPRKYGPDGSVAKPIISPKPISSAAPSPVIDFSSEKRGKVRPVGSAVKVYQPKLDVDNSGEWVSCSVGANFTPHIITVNTGEDVTMKVISFSQQGPRAICILSANGVISSVTLRQPDSSGGTLTYEGRFEILSLTGSFMQTETGGMRNRSGGMSVSLASPDGRVIGGGVAGLLVAAGPVQIVVGSFLAGNQHEQTTKKNKPECITAAVPQPSTEMENSNHSSAKQTVPSYSSFHADNWSSLAPDSRNKPADINVSLPA